From the genome of Abyssicoccus albus, one region includes:
- a CDS encoding ABC transporter permease, with amino-acid sequence MKKFFLALIVFVLYFPILFLAFYSFNSAGNMTSFEGFTLEYYRNVLTDDRLMSIIFNTLSIALISSSIATIFGLSGALMLYLIRSKHMRSTYLSINNILIVSPDVIIGSSFLILFMYLGIQLGFMSVLLSHIAFSIPIATLMILPKLYEMNDEMINAAIDLGASKLDVLTKIVLPNIKPGLIAAFLMSLTYSLDDFAVSFFVTGNGFSVLSVEIYSMARKGITMEINAISTLIFVIVMILIAVYYMVTQRGRKEVQS; translated from the coding sequence ATGAAAAAATTCTTTCTCGCACTGATTGTGTTTGTATTATATTTTCCGATTTTATTTTTAGCGTTTTATTCATTTAATTCAGCAGGCAATATGACATCCTTTGAAGGATTCACATTGGAATATTATCGTAATGTGTTAACCGATGACCGGTTGATGTCAATCATTTTTAATACGTTGAGTATTGCATTAATTTCATCCAGTATTGCGACAATATTTGGATTAAGTGGTGCATTGATGCTTTATTTAATTCGATCGAAACATATGAGGTCAACGTATTTGTCAATCAATAACATATTGATTGTATCCCCTGATGTTATTATTGGTTCAAGCTTTTTAATACTATTTATGTACTTAGGGATTCAACTCGGATTTATGAGTGTGTTACTCAGTCATATTGCATTTTCAATTCCAATTGCCACGTTAATGATTTTGCCGAAGCTCTATGAGATGAATGATGAAATGATTAATGCAGCAATCGATCTCGGAGCATCAAAACTAGACGTTTTAACTAAAATTGTGTTGCCGAATATTAAGCCAGGTTTGATTGCTGCATTTTTAATGTCATTGACGTATTCATTAGATGATTTTGCGGTGAGTTTCTTTGTGACAGGTAATGGATTTAGTGTGTTAAGTGTTGAAATATACTCGATGGCGAGAAAAGGGATCACGATGGAAATCAATGCGATTTCAACATTGATCTTTGTGATCGTCATGATCTTAATTGCTGTATACTACATGGTCACTCAAAGAGGACGTAAGGAGGTTCAATCATGA
- a CDS encoding ABC transporter permease: MMSNIRKYIGLPYLVWILLFVLMPLVLLFFQSFQSQENTLTLANYMNFFTWSYIKMTIMSFIYALIITLFTLIVSYPIALLINSLRHKQFWLLIIILPTWINVLLKTYAFIGVFVKDGLLNNILNVFHLADQQFLFTPMAFIIVSVYIFIPFMILPIFNSLQDIDPALIRASHDLGASKIETFKRVIIPLSMNGVKTGIQVVFIPALSLFMITRLIAGNTIVTLGTAIEQQFLFNQNFGMGSTIGVFLVIIMILIMLVTKSNDQYGGMKS; encoded by the coding sequence ATGATGAGTAACATACGTAAATATATAGGACTGCCATATTTAGTTTGGATTCTTCTATTTGTCTTAATGCCACTCGTATTACTCTTCTTTCAGTCATTTCAATCACAAGAGAATACGTTGACGCTTGCTAACTATATGAATTTCTTTACGTGGAGTTATATTAAGATGACGATCATGAGTTTTATCTATGCATTGATTATTACGCTCTTTACATTAATCGTTAGTTATCCAATTGCATTATTAATCAATTCATTACGCCATAAGCAATTCTGGTTGTTGATTATTATTTTACCAACATGGATTAACGTTTTACTGAAAACATATGCGTTTATCGGTGTCTTTGTAAAGGATGGATTGTTAAATAATATACTGAATGTGTTTCATTTAGCAGATCAACAATTTTTATTTACACCAATGGCATTTATTATCGTCAGTGTGTATATTTTTATTCCATTTATGATTTTACCGATATTTAATAGTCTCCAAGATATCGACCCAGCATTGATACGAGCTAGCCATGACCTTGGCGCTTCAAAAATAGAAACGTTCAAACGAGTCATTATACCATTATCAATGAATGGTGTAAAAACAGGCATTCAAGTTGTGTTCATCCCCGCATTATCACTCTTCATGATTACACGATTGATTGCAGGAAATACAATCGTCACGTTAGGTACAGCGATTGAGCAGCAATTTTTATTCAATCAAAATTTTGGAATGGGATCAACAATAGGTGTGTTTTTAGTCATCATTATGATTCTAATCATGCTTGTGACGAAATCAAATGATCAGTATGGAGGAATGAAATCATGA